Part of the Onthophagus taurus isolate NC chromosome 11, IU_Otau_3.0, whole genome shotgun sequence genome is shown below.
AGACGGTTTGATATATGACACTACtaatattatcaacatattACCAAAATTTACCCTAATTGCTTGTATTTTAAGTTCAGTTTCCAAACGGATGATACATTATATTCAGCTTCAGCTGTCGAAAGAGTTACACAATTCTGTTTCTTTGTACCccatgaaattaaatttttgccTCAATCGTACATACAATCGTTCCTCTCGTACTCCTCCGATCCATTTTGTCACCTATGCAATCCGAGTCACTATATGCTGTTAATTCGTTTTTCCCCCATTCTTCCAAATACAAAACCCTCAAAAGTTTCCTTCAGATATCTAATTATTCTTTTTCCACCTTCCCACCCGTTTTTGTTGGCGTTTCAAGCTTTCTGCTTAAATATGAAACAGGAAAAGATATATCCAGTCTTGAAATGGTtgctatacatatataatttCCACTAAGTTCTTTATAAGgttgttttataatttctttccTTGTTCCAAcacaaaaaacaacaaaaaattagaaaacgaCAACACAcaacaacaaattaatataGAAAAGGAAATAGTGCTGATATGTACAACAATAAAACACAATTTAGAGACAGACGGGAAGATTGAATCAGATGTAGTGGAGTTAGAAGGTAATACCAAGAAAGAAAATCAGAAAATGAAAGGGGTAATTGAAGAATGGAATCAGGAGGGAAATCATGAACTTGATAGATAAAAGAAAGAGATCGAAAATCTTAGGAAACAGGGATTCAAAAATATCAATCCAGAATTTTCGCAGTTTTACCAATTAAAACCAGAACTATGGATCCTTCCAACGAGAGCGGATTTTTccgaattataaaattttataaaataatttgtatctGATTGATTTGATGATTCTATCTGGAAGTTGAGTGTAAtggaaaataaagaaaatatatctACTGCGGTACTTAGTTTAAGAACAACAGTTGACTCGAAAATTGAGTCTTCGTTTCCTAATGTGGACACAGCATTgcgaatttttttaagttttgctAATACAAATTTTAGTGGCGAAAGATCTTTTTCAACCCTCAAAAggataaacaattatttgtGTTCTGTAGGCCAACTTAAATACctgtaaatttattaatcaatttgtagtacaaagaaaaaataataaaaaattaatataagcttctttttttttgcaatttgatgtaattaaatgtaatacatgatttgtttttgttcatTATGTTGACTTTGTTTACTGCAAGGAAAATATATTGATTTCTTGAGGTTCTGATACTTTTCATTGTTTTTGTATGTCTTTTATTACCTGAATTTTCTTATGATAAGGGGCGCACCCTTTTTAATAGCCCTGGGGTGACGAACATCTTAGGACGGCCCTGTGTACTCCTAATTTATCGGTCGCCGCGGTTTCGCttcttataaaatatcttCGCACATATTAAAcattctaataataaaaatgataccTTCTTAacgatgaattaaaaatataatattaaatttaagaatgGGTATatcgttattattttgacatGCTTCTAAACGGCATGTCATAGAGCCGACTAATCTCTGGTAAATCCCAGCCACGAAGACTATaccatttcttcaaaatatacttaattttctaaaatatcctGGTCACGAAATCGTTCGTCAAATTCCAACCCCCGCTCCCTATAACCCCACACCTCTTCAATGGGGTTCAAATTGGCCGAGCATGGAGGCCATTTTACCTTTTTTATACTGTTGTTGTCTTTAAACAATTCCTCAGCCAAACGGACGATATGGACACATGGAGACATTTCTACACATACGACAATACTACACTGAGAGAAATGGATTGTACTATGCACTCAAAATAtactataaggtaatataatatttaatacgtACATTGAGAGAAATGGATTGTActatgcactaaaaatatactataatACGTTTACTACGAGTAGTGACAGCTAAACGAGATTGTATTcagtacaataaatataacgaatataatacaataaattacTGCATGTATACAATGGATTGCTgcatgtataatattttttctataatacgatTCGTACAATCTATTTCTCTCAGTGTATGTGACAGCGAGACGAGATTGTACTGAAGcatataaatataatgaatataatacaatgaattgctgcatgtttaatattttttatccacgactgcttggataagtcatcattaccacactcatttgaggtgatttgagttacgtaatgaagtttaTTGCCGCACTGCTTTCATTACGGCATTTTTAGCCCAATCAGAACagataaaaagatatttaGGTTAGCgatgatataattttattattcgcAATCGGTGCTACAAATGTTTCGACAGCCTAGCTGTCTTCTTCAGGCACGACTAAAACCGTAAAGCAAAGGTCAGTGAtgaacattaaattaaaataaatgacaAGAAGATTACCGTCAGATATGTGGGGACCTTGTGAGATCTACATGTAGGCAATGTTGAAACAGTTTTCTTAAACTTTTACAatcaaataacaacaaaatagtGAACATGTATCGGGTTATACTTTTAGAACTGGATGGTTACAAAATTCATATGAATTCATAtgaattcttaatttattgaaacgagcaacaatacaaaagaaaaagtgctacctatttaaagagaaacaatactatttattatacacattaattgttatgtttttacatttcaaaacacttcGCCCAGATAAGTGAACATGTTattgaaatcaaaatattcaaaatatttttagtgtcaaaatagacttttttaaagaaattgatttttaagtaatttttagcagtcgcagataaaatgttgtatatcacacgtgagCTAGAgtataattacagtactcgtgtgattacacgactcggtcaacgacctcgtcgtgcaattctccacactcgtacagtaaatatgtttctagcccacttgtaatataaataactattatctacgactgcttggataagtcatcattaccacactcatttgaggtgatttgagttacgtaatgaagttcattaccgcactggtttcattacgtaacgcatttttagcccaatcagaacagacttaatttattgaaacgagcaacaatacaaaagaaaaagtgctacctatttaaagagaaacaatactatttaaaataattttaaaaagaaattattgtttcaaaaagtCGTATAGTGGTTTATAATAGTTTTCGAGTTGATCATTTAAAGTAAGATAGTTATCATTATGTTTAAGTTTATCGATTTCGAACATTTCAAGGAAATTCATTTTCAAACCTTTTTTACACTTATGTAGGAGTTATACATTGTCATAATCAATGTTATGGCCTGTTTTCTAATTTATGTTTGAAAATGTTCGAAGTGCATCTGGTTTTATGTTCGCTTactcttttttgtaattttcgacCGGTCTGACCAACATACATAGCAGAATAATCGCAACACTTAACAGAATAGATACCACTGCAATCCAAAgcgatttctttttgtttgtagTTAGAAATGGAATCACCCGGTTGTCCTTTACATTTAAAGCTGACAAATACACCATAGGTTTGTAGTatggttttaattttgcagtttattttgttgtatgtTATTGTCTTATAATTgtcaaagttatttttattcgtAGAGTATAAAGGATCTAGTTTTATGAGGTTTTTATACAGTAATTGGTCGATGGTACAACTTGGATAACCACTTTCTCTTGCTAatctgttaataaaatttagttcTTTTAGTCTGGATGTATAGTCTAGAGTCTAGAGTATATTTCAATAGTCTGACAAAGCCTGGAAAGCAGCTAATTTGTAGTTGTGGGGATGGAACGAATCATAAGGGATGAGAGTATTTAAAGATGAGGGCTTCCTAAAAATgtgaaacttaaaattattgtcaattttttgtattttaagtcTAGGAAATTTAAGCAGTTGTCCTTTTCTATCTCTAAGGTGAATTTAAGATTCTTGTGGATGTTGTTCATGTAAGATAGCATACTATCAAGATCGAATTTATTTCCATTCCATACACATATAATGTCGTGGACGTATCTATACCATTTTATGATATTCGTAAAGAATGGATTTTTTGAGTTAACAATGAAGTTCttttcaatattatctaaataCAAATCGGCTAATAATCCAAAAATGGAAAGACCCATAGGAAGTCGATGTTTAAGTTTGTAAATGTCATACATAAAATCAGTAATTTTAGAGGTAGGAGAGTCAAAACATGTGGTTATAGGCCTAATGGGTAAATTGTCCTTATGGAGTTTTATCAGAGAACAAAGTTGTGGTATGAAGCAGTTCATAGGCACTAGAAAATATAGGTTTTGACCAAGCTTTGTGATAGTATCTTTATGTTTATTGATGTCATTCTTAGTTTTAGCTGTTATTGAATTTAATGGGtctttcttaatttctttgtaaccattttcttttaagaaagtaattgtttttttgttgtattcaTCCTTGTCAATAATAACCTGCGTTTTTGTCTGCTTTCACGTATAGTGCGTTGTTGCtagataatttttgttttatagtttttatggCAGTTTGAATACgaaggtttttaatattatttcataacTTTTCAGAATAGGAATGATGTCATTTTTTATGTTGTCGCGATTGGGTAATTTGTTGATGACACAGTCAATCTCTATGGCTGTTAAATGGATGTCTGTTTGAGTTTGAATGGCGAATTTGTAGCCTTTGTTAAGTATGTCGACTTCATCGGCATTGAACTGTATGTTCGTAAGATTGGTTACGAACGAGATTGGTAATTCGTTACGTTTAATTGCATCGGCTAAATTGTCGTTATTCTTGTATAAAGGTTCCTTCCCTGCCTTTGGTTCATGTAATTTAGGGTAGGCATTCTCGatggaatttttattatggGATTTTCTCGTTCTTAAAAggtgtaatttttgttttttactgGTGAAGTCATCATAACTACATAGGTAGGCTTCTTCCCTAATCTTGACTATAATTTCTTCCATTTTAAGAAAGTGGAAATGTAGACTGAGTTCACGGTGTAGGTAAGCGAGTTTTGTATAGAGAGAATGATCAACTCGAAAACTATTATAAACCACTATACgcctttttgaaaaaaaataatttctttttaaaattattttactgtGATATTTTTATTCCCTTTTGTTACcggttttaaatttagttcgATGTTGATTTAACAGTCGTCTTTGGAGTTCAATTGTGTACGGTATTGTGTTTTCTTGTTTAGAATAGTTATTTTCgtgtttcttttaaataatgttttattttaacgtagaaatttgtttgttctgcgtgattttttaactatttgaCTGTAAGTTGAGATATATTTATGcagttttattgttttttatatattttttaagttcaTTATAGTTATTATATCCTTTTGTAGatttggctgatgatgacATCATAATATGTCGAAACTAGTACCAAGTACATGCCAAGTACATACCAAGTACATGTacacttaattaataaaaaactttagaGGTCAAGAGGCCtacttattattacttatttcaTTTCAACATACCTATATTATACCTCTAATATAAtggatcttttaaaattattccagatgagtaaatatgttattgaaactgacattaattcaaaattgtcaacaatcatttcaaaatgttttcataaatgtcaaaatatgtaatatgtatataaatatcTCGTGTGATTACATACACggtattacaagtgggctagaaacataattatcgtacagtaattatgtttctaaatCTTCTCttcttgtaatataaataactattattaatatataatttaacttataactttaagtaattttaataatgtaagcttgatattgatattttaatctatttttacaccactaaaaactaaaaactaaaacaccACGAAACTTAAAATTCCATTTATATCTTTTGTAATTACActtataataatttcataattgtTAGTCaattgtagagtctctgaagatggctaTTAGCCGACACTAGTAACAttcatgtttttatttaattaaagatcagttttaaaattacaaaaaaactttatgtaTTATTTCTCCTAAttaggtataggaatgttatacgaagttgtggtctactttCGGTAGACGGGAAGTGGCGGATATCTTGAAAGtagtttagatcgaaagttttGGATGATTAATCCCTACTACCAATATTccaaaactgtacgaatactggaacctaaaaaagttctaacgaaccagttacgtgagacaccgtATACATATAAGTAGATCGTAGGTATTTTAGAATCTTATCAAGTTAGGTTGCGATAACAGTTTGAAAGCAAACTTTACAGCATGGAATTGACAGAATTTTAGTGATAAGGATTAgcgaattttaattttattttcgacGTAATATTTGGGTTTCCGTTGGTCGCtaataagaaagataaaatgGAAGTATGGAGTAACAACATGGAAAAGGAAATGAGGGTTAAGTGAAATTCCACGGTTTGagaatatatatttatatttgcaaCACAAAcaaagttaatatttttgaataaatgaataaaactcaacattaaatcaacaaaaaatcatcaattcgTTTCTGGACAATTCTGTTGGTTAATagagaatattttatttgtatcgAAATCTAATTTCTCCCATCTCTCcgtcattatttttatataacaatCTTCCAACGATTTATTTCTTACTCCAACATACACAAACCCTGTGAATAGCGCATAATTTAATCGTCTAAAAGCTGTTATTTCTAAATACTatcatgattttattttacctgAATTATTCGATTTTGGATCACAACCATAAACGGAGTAATATTGATCATAATCGGCATAAGGTATCTTAAGATCCATCCAATTAGAGGCATATGTGCCATCATTAGCAAGTGGGGCAACTTTTGCTTGACCATTTGATAAAGTtgctataaattttttttgtgtttcatTACCCAAGATGCGATAAGCTGTAATCACTTCTGCTTTCTTAGTTGTCGAATAAACGAAATTATACTTAACGCAGCTTCTTGATAGTTCTGTTGAATCATCTGTTTGAATAATATACCATGTTCCTGACAGCTTGAATTAAACGAaactaataagaaaaatttaatatttaaaaaaattacctttttAAAATCGGGTTTTTCTTCAGGAACCTTACGGCATTTACTCGTTACTTCAACATAAACAAGACTTATGATTACTAAGTGAGCAAGACAGTAAGTTAGTTTACAagccatttttattatgtaagaAGCTAGcacgtttttattatttgtacaaCACACcggattatttttgtttggaaattcttttaaattataaattccaCATAGCAACtatttttctgtatgattaaacaatttatgttaaGTATGCAATGTATGAGTTTGCTTATCATAACGAATAACCGTGATGGGctatttctaacatttttgagtttggatttttacaaaatttttacaaaaaacaactttgtaaagataaacgaaatataacgAATAATTCTAATACTAATAATATAGGTATAAGATTGAGGGAGGTGACTTTACCCGCGATGatataaaatgttgtttacgAAAAGGATTTAATTATGTCCCGAAGAAACGAGAAATACTTATCAAGGCGACAAGGCGGTGAAGTATTTGCGGAATCTTATCTAGGGAAAAATGTCAATATTAATGTCAAGTTCAACATATGTATACTTTTTTCCTCtttgattgaaaataaatcgttCGAAATAAACAGGAGACGAGTGTTAGTCATGACTAGACTCCGTAATTTTATGCAcaaaatttatgcaaaatatGCGCATATATATGCagtaaatataagaaaatatgcaaatttcatataaaaatatgcacGCATTTTGTACTACTgttaaaatagtatattaatttatatataaagtcGGTATTTCTTTAATAGGTTCAATTCAAAATAAcatctaaagatttaaaaactctattttattaaaattaaaaaaaatacaactaaataaaatatatttataaacagGCGACTACAAACTTCAGCATACATAAAAATCgatgtatatataaatatttaaaatcctGCAGTAATGTTATAGTTtacaattatatatttttcaatgttCTCAACTAAGAAGCTACGTCGTCTATCAGACAGTATCTGTTTGTAGCTCGAGAAACTCCTCTCTAAATCTACAGATGTTATGGGTGCATATTTAAAgttactaattaaatttggcTCAATATTAATCTGATCGCTTAAATATCCACTAATTATTTTAGCCGcctttaataacaatatataaccgtgatttttttctaatacttcataaaactttttattaataatttgtccTACTTTAccatttacttttttaacacCAGTCTCAAATTCCTCTATTAATCCAACAGACTCATTTAGTGACATTGCTTGcgtttctaaatttaaaataatcctaCTGACAAACTCATAATTACTTTGAATAAACACTAATTCTGAACCTAATGTCGCTTTTTTTAATAGTGCTTTGCATTTTTTAATTGCTTGATTATTTTCCTCCTCAAAATCCATGATTAATTCCTTTATAGACGTAAAATGTAGGGCATAAAATGTTGCAGCATTTAACCAGGTACCCCACCGTGTAATGACAGGCTCTGGTGGTAGATTAACATTAGGCAATTTTTCCTTATATAGTTGGATCCTGAGGGGAgacttcaaaaatatttttttttacattgcTAACTAACGCATTTACTTCTGGAAATTGATTCCTAATTTCCTCTGCTACTCTATTCAAACCATGAGCTAAGCACGTCACATGAATTAAATTGGGGTACAACATTTTAAGTTGTTGAGCTTTAACCATATATGTGGCAGCATCCGAAAGCAaaagcaatattttttcaGTTGGTACAATTTCcggaagaaaaaaattcattaacgCTTCATTTACAAAACGTAAAATTGTAAGATGGTTAGTTTAGTCTAATTGTTTGCAAGcaattaaatatgatttaccAGCAAATGAACTACTTAAAACACCTATCAGCAAGTTCGCAATATATCTTCCACAACTATCGGTAGTTTCGTCAACTATTAAATATACGTAGTGGTTTTTGACTACTTCTTTGATAGTcctaattattttaacatacTCCTCATTTACGTAGCCCTTGCGCAAAGTACTTTCATCCGGTACAGTACGCCCAGAATactgttctaaaaatttttttaattcaggattttgcaatttttgaaTGGAATGTTGGCTGCCAAGAAGGCTTTGCATAATCCTGCATTAAATATTTGCTGCTCATTTTTGGTTGTTTCTGGTTGAATAGCTTGCTTCAAAGATTGTTGAGCCATTTTAGTTTGATTAAGTTGGTGAgtttttttcttatgtaaatCGGTAGCAACATGTTGTGTGATCTGAGATTTGCGGTCACAAGCAACCTGCAACAAAAGCTTAAGAGTAAGAAACAAACATTTTGGAATCGACTTTAGCCAtacaaagttaatttaatataaaacccATGGAATAAAATAGATTAAGAAAAGTATTCAAAATTACAACAACAATCTTAAGGATGACTTAAATAAAAGCGTGATTAATAATATGAATTAAACCTCAAGTAATAAATAAGGAATCGACGTTGTACTTTCAATACTTATAATACTgtaaaatatatgaaaatatgtGAAAATATGCAATATGTGCAAAAATATGCGAAAAACTTagaaatatgcaaaatatgtaaaaattaataggcGTCATTCAATTCCTATTCACGTAATTCGTCTAGATCCGAGCATTTAATCGCACTATCAGCGGTAAATAATATGCAATTTGCATAAATATGTTGGCATCATACTATGCTGTTTTAGAAAACATATACATAAAGATCACAAGCAATAGAAgacaagaaaatgaaaaatgttggAAACGGTAATTTGGTACTTTTTTGCGactattttgttatttttgatttttcttagTTTCGACTGAAGATAAGGTTTATACATCGAAACTAGTATCGTATAATCGTAATAGTATCGTAAATCATCGTATATTTGTTGTACGTGGctatttagacatttttatggtttctCTACAGTGGTTTTTGTGAACTTTAGCCAACCTCCTTCGGGATCTGGGATTTAATAGTTAATGTATTATCCACCTGGGGTACTTTCCTGTTTACTTTAAAGTTCGCCATGCTTGAAGGTTTTGTAGCCATAATCTTCCACGTTGGCCAGGCGGATTGGAAGATGGTTTCAGGAATTGGGTATTGAGAGGATTTAGGTTAGGACTAGAATTCTCCTCCAAAAGAAGGAGGAATCTAGGCTGGCGTGGGCATGGTTGCGTCCATGAAGTAAGTAGACCTATCCTTCATCAGGACTATGAAAGAGACACTGAAATAcgcttatacagggtgattcataagtaatgggccaaattgtaaatgtacgttcaggaggccaaaataataatattttcattaacaataatgggtcttagtctgctccttactgagatacaggatgttaaagcgaaaaaaataaaatagatttttgttaatagatcagctacttttctacataatgactcatagttgacttatagtttttgtaagggtaaacaataatgtgtgagaggatttgagttaactcgtagatgtcgccacatgcgccatatgaattagatgaaatcagctacaaattttttatcgctcattattttagaacatacttgtttaatttgggtagccccatcatttctgtagaaaaaagctatacttctttgatcttgaaaatattaacgattttcgagatatttgaattttactaattcactacactacatttcacggtggtcgacgtagcattaatctgttaagacacaagcatggcatggaatgttgacatttacctaaccgtaattgataattgataacaatattaaactgaaaccataaaaaaattacgtaataaaacaatttattgtacgccagttaataaaacgaaatacaacattagaacagacttgaactaagaccacttacgacaactgttatcaaaacctacatgttaatgttgtgcgaagttaaattaaatttaagcttaattatgagctactgcaaaaggttttcaacatgaccaccaccagcatttatacacgcatttaaccgtttggttaaggattgtctgactttaaaaaatgtagcaggattatttcgtattgaattggctgcatcttgaattctattccataactcgtctcgtgtatttatagtaggttcagcatagaccattgatttcatgtaaccccacacataaaaatcaagtggatcactaccacgtccaatccaacggtgagggaatgtttcattcagatgttcgcgcacagcacgtgaaaaatgtggaggagcaccgtcttgcatgaaccacatatttcttcttagttgtaatggaagatctcccaagaggtcgactaagtcattatttaaaaaaattaaatatgactctccatttaaattaggaggtaattcaactgggcccagtaatgtattgcctattacaccgcaccacacatttattttaaactcgtgctggaaatgtctatctttttttaaacgagggttttcggtttcccaggcatgactatttcgccaattaaaaactccgcgtctggtaaaggttgcttcatccgtgaaaagaatgttatttaggaatgttggattattattcaattttccttttagccactgacaaaattgaactctgattcgataatctgttggaagtaaattttgcacaggtataaaatgatagggatataaattttccttgtgtaaaattctagtcacggatggttggcttattccagttgctgcagacaatcgacgagtgcttatttcagaattttgcgcaattcttaccaaaatttcatcttcttgctgcggagtgataatcttaggacgtcctgtatgatattttggacgaaatgaacctgtttcacccaatcgattataaatattttgaaatatcttccggtttggctgccttctgtaagggtacatttcacgatattttctggatgctgcttgcccagaaaaacgttcttgtgcgtaaacgcataacatgtctctcatttcttcgtttgaaaagtgattatgtctcggcattttgatttatgttaggacaagaatgaatcagtttacttaacaataaaatgttttaaactattcattaaacgtaaaagctcattgacgtttcataattcatatggcgcatgtggcgacatctacgagttaactcaaatcctctcacacattattgtttacccttacaaaaactataagtcaactatgagtcattatgtagaaaagtagctgatctattaacaaaaatctattttatttttttcgctttaacatcctgtatctcagtaaggagcagactaagacccattattgttaatgaaaatattattattttggcctcctgaacgtacatttacaatttggcccattacttatgaatcaccctgtataagacaATCATTACACCGATTGTAAGTTACAATTGTGAATCATGGACGTTGACTCAGAAGTCGGCAGagattgtaaatattttcgaaagaAAGAtattaagaataataatagGGCCATGAATCAGGGAGATCAACAGAGTTTAAGATGGACTGGTCATGTGAATAGAATGGGAGAATAGAGAATGAATAAGCGACTAATCGATAGAAGGCTGCATGGAGTGAGACCGAGAGAATGGTCGGGGATGACATGGAAGGATGCAGTCGACCGGGACGCTAAGAAGATGATCGGAGCAGAAACTGGAAAAGGCTCGATTGGAGCTGTAGAGGCatagagagagagagaaatatgtttcttttttaaatagtttcatagaagataaataaaaagtccattaaaaatataaacagtGTGAGAATGTGATTTAGTATTTATATGTTA
Proteins encoded:
- the LOC139432014 gene encoding uncharacterized protein, with product MACKLTYCLAHLVIISLVYVEVTSKCRKVPEEKPDFKKLSGTWYIIQTDDSTELSRSCVKYNFVYSTTKKAEVITAYRILGNETQKKFIATLSNGQAKVAPLANDGTYASNWMDLKIPYADYDQYYSVYGCDPKSNNSGFVYVGVRNKSLEDCYIKIMTERWEKLDFDTNKIFSINQQNCPETN